The Crocinitomicaceae bacterium genome includes a region encoding these proteins:
- a CDS encoding aspartate 1-decarboxylase, protein MLVTVIKSKLHRVKVTQADLNYIGSITIDPDLMEAANMIEGEKVQIVNVNNGERLETYIITGKRGSGEICMNGPAARRVAVGDIIIVITYAMMEFEEAKTFKPVLVFPNTETNKLK, encoded by the coding sequence ATGCTAGTAACGGTAATTAAATCAAAACTTCACCGGGTTAAAGTAACCCAGGCAGATCTCAATTATATTGGCAGCATAACCATAGATCCTGATCTGATGGAGGCTGCAAACATGATTGAGGGTGAAAAAGTACAAATCGTCAACGTGAATAACGGTGAACGTCTTGAAACATATATTATCACAGGCAAACGCGGCTCAGGCGAAATTTGCATGAATGGCCCCGCCGCCAGACGAGTTGCAGTAGGTGACATAATCATTGTAATTACTTATGCCATGATGGAATTTGAAGAAGCAAAAACCTTCAAGCCAGTTTTGGTTTTCCCAAATACCGAAACAAATAAATTGAAGTAG
- a CDS encoding flippase-like domain-containing protein: MKNKLFAILKLLIPLAFGLFLIWLFYDALCEKEKIQLFNAFGQADYMWVGISLIFGFASHISRAYRWKYMLTPMGYQVNFWNSYHAVMISNFVNLAFPRAGEISRAAVISKTEKIPFQKGFGSILAERAVDVGMLGLVTIIGIAFQFDKFDLFQHKLDVLKEGAVGSCGNLFLFNLFAKVVMYGIILAIVAVIGVYIFRKKFRERIRHFVKGIIEGVIAIFKMKKKMKFIFHTFFIWAMYICMFSICFFSLDSTANLGLDAMLPGFVAGTVGIILVQGGIGIYPAAVGMIITIYMDPTGTMNMHPEALALGWIIWTSQTAMMVILGLISMALNGKNVTFDADESLVSASEKDSITE; encoded by the coding sequence GTGAAGAATAAGCTTTTTGCCATCCTGAAACTTCTCATACCGCTTGCTTTTGGGCTTTTTCTCATTTGGCTATTCTATGACGCCTTGTGTGAGAAAGAAAAAATTCAATTGTTCAATGCTTTTGGCCAAGCCGATTATATGTGGGTGGGCATTTCTTTGATTTTTGGATTTGCCAGTCATATCTCACGTGCTTATCGTTGGAAATATATGTTAACTCCAATGGGTTATCAAGTTAATTTCTGGAACTCATACCATGCCGTGATGATTAGCAATTTTGTAAATCTTGCGTTTCCGAGGGCAGGTGAAATTTCTAGAGCAGCAGTGATTTCTAAAACTGAAAAAATTCCTTTTCAAAAAGGGTTTGGATCCATACTGGCTGAGCGAGCTGTAGATGTGGGTATGTTGGGTTTGGTTACCATCATTGGTATCGCTTTTCAATTTGATAAGTTTGATTTATTTCAGCATAAACTAGATGTTCTCAAAGAGGGTGCTGTTGGTAGTTGCGGAAATTTGTTCCTCTTCAACCTTTTTGCAAAAGTGGTGATGTACGGTATCATTCTGGCAATTGTTGCCGTTATTGGAGTCTACATTTTTAGAAAAAAATTCAGAGAACGCATTCGTCATTTTGTCAAAGGAATTATTGAAGGGGTGATTGCTATTTTCAAGATGAAGAAAAAAATGAAATTTATTTTTCACACCTTCTTTATCTGGGCCATGTATATATGCATGTTCAGTATTTGTTTTTTCTCACTTGATTCAACCGCAAATTTAGGACTTGATGCCATGTTACCCGGTTTTGTTGCGGGTACGGTGGGTATCATTTTAGTACAAGGGGGTATTGGAATTTATCCTGCCGCTGTGGGTATGATCATCACAATTTATATGGATCCAACCGGCACTATGAATATGCACCCTGAAGCGCTGGCTTTAGGATGGATAATCTGGACATCACAAACAGCCATGATGGTAATACTCGGCCTCATTTCTATGGCACTGAATGGTAAAAATGTTACCTTTGATGCTGATGAATCACTGGTCTCTGCTTCAGAAAAAGATAGTATCACGGAATGA
- the rfaE2 gene encoding D-glycero-beta-D-manno-heptose 1-phosphate adenylyltransferase, giving the protein MNHWSLLQKKIVSRNDLITQVKLLQSQQKKIVFTNGCFDILHKGHVQYLNMAADLGDVLIVAVNSDASVRRQGKGDDRPVNDFQARATVLASLGCINFVVEFDDDTPLALIENLIPDVLVKGGDYDPHEKNPESKKYIVGREVVLENNGKVEVIDLVQGYSTTNLIQKLKR; this is encoded by the coding sequence ATGAATCACTGGTCTCTGCTTCAGAAAAAGATAGTATCACGGAATGATTTAATCACTCAGGTGAAACTGTTGCAATCACAACAGAAAAAAATTGTTTTTACAAACGGCTGCTTTGACATTCTACACAAAGGTCATGTACAGTATTTGAATATGGCGGCAGATTTGGGTGATGTGCTGATAGTTGCTGTGAATAGTGATGCATCTGTGCGCAGACAAGGTAAGGGAGATGATCGTCCGGTAAATGATTTTCAAGCAAGAGCAACTGTATTGGCCAGTTTGGGTTGCATTAATTTTGTTGTTGAATTTGATGATGATACCCCGCTGGCACTGATTGAAAATCTCATTCCTGATGTGCTGGTGAAAGGCGGAGATTATGATCCTCATGAAAAAAATCCTGAATCAAAAAAATACATTGTAGGCAGAGAAGTTGTTCTTGAAAACAACGGAAAGGTAGAAGTGATTGATTTGGTACAAGGATATTCAACGACAAATCTTATTCAAAAATTAAAACGATGA
- a CDS encoding nucleotide pyrophosphohydrolase encodes MTIAEAQKLVDDWIKTYGVRYFNELTNMAQLTEEVGEVARIIARRYGEQSEKESDKAKDLGDEMADVLWVLICLANQTGVNLEEALKKNLDKKTKRDHSRHHENDKLK; translated from the coding sequence ATGACCATTGCAGAAGCACAAAAATTAGTTGACGATTGGATCAAAACATATGGTGTCCGCTATTTCAATGAGCTAACCAATATGGCACAACTTACTGAAGAGGTTGGAGAAGTAGCCCGAATAATTGCACGGAGGTATGGTGAACAATCAGAAAAAGAATCAGACAAAGCAAAAGATTTGGGAGATGAAATGGCTGATGTGCTTTGGGTATTAATTTGTCTTGCTAACCAAACCGGTGTGAATCTAGAAGAAGCTCTCAAAAAAAATCTGGACAAAAAAACAAAAAGAGATCATTCAAGACATCATGAAAATGATAAACTGAAATAG
- a CDS encoding IS256 family transposase, protein MKKEELLTKEFLKQFKTGDALNSFIEELQKRGIEQLLEGEMDAHLGYEKHERSDGKNARNGHITKRLKTKEGEMEVKVPRDRQSEFNPILVPKRKSMVEGVENIIVSMYAKGMSVSDIEEQIRELYNFDVSTSTISRITERVLSDVSAWQNRALDPVYLVVWMDGIVFKVRENSRVVEKTVYIAIGLNIDGKKEVLGMWLGKNESAAFWMSVLTDLKARGVRDILITATDNLKGFTETIRAIFPESTKQICVVHQIRNSCKYVSYKDRKEFSADMKHIYNAPNRDAAAIALDDLEKKWGGKYGYAIKSWRANWEELTAFLDFPVEIRKIIYTTNVIENLNGKIRKYTKNKLSYPTDDAVIKSVFLAIREATKRWTMPIRSWGEILNQFMIIFGERIKP, encoded by the coding sequence ATGAAAAAAGAGGAATTATTAACTAAAGAATTTTTAAAGCAGTTCAAGACAGGAGATGCCTTGAATAGTTTTATTGAAGAGCTTCAGAAACGGGGCATAGAACAGTTATTAGAAGGTGAAATGGATGCTCACCTTGGTTATGAAAAACATGAAAGATCCGATGGTAAAAATGCCAGAAACGGTCACATAACCAAGCGACTCAAAACCAAAGAAGGCGAAATGGAGGTAAAAGTGCCACGCGATCGCCAGTCAGAATTTAACCCTATTCTGGTTCCAAAACGCAAGAGCATGGTTGAGGGTGTAGAGAATATTATTGTCTCAATGTATGCCAAAGGAATGTCCGTGAGCGATATTGAAGAACAGATTCGAGAGCTCTACAATTTTGATGTGTCAACATCTACAATATCTCGCATTACCGAGCGTGTATTGAGCGATGTGAGTGCCTGGCAAAATCGTGCTCTTGATCCGGTCTATCTCGTAGTTTGGATGGATGGTATTGTTTTCAAGGTTCGAGAAAACTCAAGAGTGGTTGAAAAAACGGTTTACATTGCAATTGGACTTAATATTGATGGTAAAAAAGAAGTGCTTGGAATGTGGCTTGGAAAAAATGAATCTGCTGCCTTTTGGATGTCCGTACTGACTGACTTGAAAGCCAGAGGCGTAAGAGATATACTCATCACAGCTACCGATAATCTCAAGGGATTTACAGAAACTATCCGTGCTATTTTTCCCGAATCAACAAAACAAATCTGCGTGGTACACCAAATACGAAACTCTTGCAAGTACGTTTCCTACAAAGACAGGAAAGAGTTCTCAGCTGATATGAAACATATTTACAATGCTCCAAACCGTGATGCTGCCGCTATCGCTCTAGATGACCTTGAAAAAAAATGGGGCGGTAAATACGGTTATGCTATTAAAAGTTGGCGCGCCAACTGGGAGGAACTAACTGCGTTTCTTGACTTCCCGGTTGAAATCAGAAAAATTATTTATACAACCAATGTTATTGAAAATCTGAACGGAAAAATCAGAAAGTACACTAAAAATAAACTATCATACCCGACAGACGATGCCGTAATCAAATCCGTTTTTTTAGCAATAAGAGAAGCAACAAAACGATGGACCATGCCCATCAGAAGTTGGGGTGAAATATTAAATCAATTTATGATTATTTTTGGAGAAAGAATTAAACCGTAG
- the dnaK gene encoding molecular chaperone DnaK → MSKIIGIDLGTTNSCVSVMEGNEPVVITNAEGKRTTPSIVAFVDGGERKVGDPAKRQAITNPTKTIYSIKRFMGISFDQASKEVARVPYEVVKGDNNTPRVKIGDRQYTAQEISAMILQKMKKTAEDYLGQEVTEAVITVPAYFNDAQRQATKEAGEIAGLKVKRIINEPTAAALAYGLDKKNKDQKIVVFDFGGGTHDVSVLELGDGVFEVLSTDGDTHLGGDDVDDKIINWLAEEFKKDEGIDLRKDPMALQRLKEAAEKAKIELSSSSTTEINLPYIMPVDGIPKHLVRTLSRAMFEQLIDDLIKRTIEPCKSALKNAGLSTSDIDEVILVGGSTRIPAIQEAVKKFFGKEPSKGVNPDEVVAVGAAIQGGVLTGEVKDVLLLDVTPLSLGIETMGGVMTKLIEANTTIPTKKSEVFSTAADNQTAVDIHVLQGERPMAADNRTLGRFQLSDIPPARRGTPQIEVTFDIDANGIMSISAKDKATGKQQSIKIESSSGLSQAEIDRMKAEATANADSDKQRREEADKLNAADALIFQTERQLSEYGDKIPADKKAPIETALADLKAAHQAKDFARMETAMQTLNNVFQAASQDMYANTGGTEGGPEAGADTNTGSGNSAEAEDVDFEEVKDK, encoded by the coding sequence ATGAGTAAGATTATTGGAATCGACTTAGGAACTACAAACTCTTGTGTATCTGTGATGGAGGGTAATGAACCAGTTGTAATTACTAATGCCGAAGGAAAAAGAACAACACCTTCCATTGTTGCATTTGTTGATGGAGGAGAACGCAAAGTGGGTGATCCGGCAAAGCGTCAGGCTATCACAAACCCTACGAAAACGATTTATTCAATTAAACGTTTCATGGGTATTTCATTTGATCAGGCATCTAAGGAGGTTGCCCGTGTGCCTTATGAAGTAGTAAAAGGAGACAACAATACACCGCGTGTAAAAATCGGAGATAGACAATATACCGCCCAGGAAATTTCTGCCATGATTCTTCAGAAAATGAAAAAAACAGCAGAAGATTATCTAGGGCAAGAAGTGACAGAAGCGGTAATTACCGTACCTGCTTATTTCAATGATGCTCAGCGTCAGGCTACCAAAGAGGCAGGTGAAATTGCTGGATTAAAAGTGAAAAGAATCATCAACGAACCAACTGCCGCAGCGCTGGCTTATGGTCTTGACAAAAAAAATAAAGATCAGAAAATTGTAGTGTTTGACTTTGGTGGTGGTACGCATGACGTATCTGTACTTGAATTAGGTGATGGTGTATTTGAAGTATTGTCAACTGATGGTGATACACACCTTGGGGGTGATGATGTGGATGATAAAATTATCAACTGGCTGGCTGAAGAATTTAAAAAAGATGAAGGCATTGATCTGAGAAAAGATCCAATGGCATTGCAACGTTTGAAAGAAGCGGCTGAAAAAGCAAAAATTGAATTGTCATCTTCTTCAACAACTGAAATCAACCTGCCTTACATTATGCCGGTTGATGGAATTCCAAAACACTTGGTGCGCACTTTATCACGAGCCATGTTTGAACAGTTGATTGATGATTTGATTAAAAGAACAATTGAACCATGTAAATCAGCACTGAAAAATGCAGGTCTTTCTACTTCTGATATTGATGAGGTAATTTTAGTAGGTGGTTCTACCAGAATTCCGGCGATACAAGAAGCGGTTAAAAAATTCTTTGGAAAAGAACCTTCAAAAGGAGTGAACCCGGATGAGGTAGTTGCAGTAGGTGCAGCAATTCAAGGTGGTGTATTGACCGGTGAAGTGAAAGATGTTTTGTTACTTGATGTAACTCCACTTTCATTAGGAATTGAAACAATGGGCGGTGTGATGACAAAATTAATTGAAGCCAACACAACTATTCCAACAAAAAAGTCAGAAGTATTTTCTACCGCTGCAGATAATCAAACAGCAGTTGACATTCATGTGCTGCAAGGTGAACGTCCAATGGCGGCTGATAACAGAACACTTGGAAGATTTCAGTTATCTGACATTCCACCGGCGCGCAGAGGGACACCACAAATTGAAGTGACTTTTGATATTGATGCAAACGGAATCATGAGCATTTCAGCAAAAGACAAAGCAACCGGAAAACAACAATCCATTAAAATTGAATCGTCATCCGGATTATCACAGGCTGAAATTGATAGAATGAAAGCTGAAGCAACTGCGAATGCTGACTCAGACAAACAGCGTCGTGAAGAAGCAGATAAATTGAACGCGGCCGATGCATTAATTTTCCAAACAGAAAGACAATTGAGTGAATACGGAGATAAAATTCCGGCAGATAAAAAGGCACCGATTGAAACTGCATTAGCTGATTTGAAAGCTGCACATCAAGCAAAAGATTTCGCCAGAATGGAGACCGCTATGCAAACCTTGAACAATGTTTTCCAGGCAGCAAGTCAGGATATGTACGCCAATACCGGCGGCACTGAAGGAGGACCAGAAGCTGGAGCAGATACCAATACCGGTTCAGGTAACAGCGCAGAGGCTGAAGATGTAGATTTTGAAGAGGTGAAAGACAAATAA
- a CDS encoding nucleotide sugar dehydrogenase, whose product MSSIYEKLVKKETKLAVIGLGYVGLPIALEFAKKIKVVGFDINEKRVDMMRNKIDPSNELASKDFEGCDIEFSENIHDLSDVTFFIIAVPTPIDASNLPDLTPLIGASRTVGKVLKAGDYVVYESTVYPGCTEEDCIPILERESGLKFRSDFKVGYSPERINPGDKVHTLSSIVKVTSGCSEESAEQVAKVYELVVKAGVHRAASIKVAESAKIIENTQRDVNIALINELSIIFNRLGINTYDVLEAAGTKWNFLKFQPGLVGGHCIGVDPYYLTHKAKQLGYHAKIINSGRYVNDSMGFYVGKQTVKKMIAQGKNPMESKVLIMGATFKEDVSDIRNSKVVNVISELESFACKVDVIDPHADSKEVYHEYGFNLCEKPSNDYDAIIIAVNHKEYSNYSENDLRKMLRGDKGLIVDLKGIYRNKIKGIEYWSL is encoded by the coding sequence ATGAGCAGCATTTACGAAAAACTGGTAAAAAAAGAAACCAAATTAGCCGTGATTGGTTTAGGATATGTAGGTCTTCCAATTGCACTTGAGTTTGCTAAAAAAATTAAAGTAGTTGGATTTGACATCAATGAAAAACGCGTTGACATGATGCGCAATAAAATTGATCCCAGCAACGAATTAGCATCAAAAGATTTTGAAGGATGTGATATAGAATTTTCAGAAAACATTCATGATTTGAGTGATGTTACTTTTTTTATCATTGCTGTTCCAACTCCCATTGATGCAAGTAATTTACCTGATCTTACTCCATTGATTGGCGCAAGCCGCACCGTTGGTAAAGTGCTCAAAGCAGGTGATTATGTTGTGTACGAATCAACCGTTTATCCCGGCTGTACTGAAGAAGATTGTATTCCAATTCTTGAACGAGAATCAGGATTAAAATTCAGATCAGATTTCAAAGTTGGTTACTCACCTGAGCGGATTAATCCGGGTGATAAAGTGCATACTCTTTCATCCATTGTAAAAGTAACTTCAGGTTGTAGTGAAGAATCAGCAGAGCAAGTTGCAAAGGTGTATGAACTGGTTGTTAAGGCCGGGGTTCACCGTGCTGCTTCAATCAAAGTTGCCGAATCTGCAAAAATTATAGAGAACACACAACGTGATGTAAATATTGCACTGATCAATGAACTCTCCATTATCTTCAACCGCCTTGGCATTAACACCTACGATGTATTAGAGGCAGCCGGAACAAAATGGAATTTTCTGAAATTTCAACCCGGTTTAGTGGGTGGACACTGCATTGGCGTTGACCCGTATTACCTTACCCACAAAGCAAAACAATTGGGTTACCACGCAAAAATTATCAACTCTGGTCGTTATGTAAATGACAGCATGGGATTTTATGTTGGTAAACAAACCGTAAAAAAAATGATTGCACAAGGTAAAAATCCAATGGAATCTAAAGTGCTGATCATGGGTGCAACATTCAAAGAAGATGTATCAGACATACGCAATTCAAAAGTAGTGAACGTGATTTCAGAATTGGAATCGTTTGCCTGCAAGGTTGACGTAATTGACCCGCATGCTGATTCAAAAGAAGTCTATCATGAATACGGATTCAACTTATGTGAAAAACCATCTAATGATTATGACGCCATCATCATTGCCGTAAATCACAAAGAGTATTCAAATTATTCTGAAAATGATTTGAGAAAAATGCTGCGCGGTGACAAAGGTTTAATTGTTGACCTCAAAGGTATTTACCGCAATAAAATTAAGGGTATTGAGTATTGGTCGTTGTAA
- a CDS encoding Gfo/Idh/MocA family oxidoreductase, producing MGNSTKIKFAVVGCGHIGKRHATMIQRNDESELIAMADSRPKNECGGMEDFEGVPFFNSVDELLASDLKFDVVNICTPNGLHAEQSIKALQTGHHVVCEKPMGLTKDQCEKIIYTALQHSKQVFCVMQNRYSPPSEWIKEIITNKLLGEIYMVQLNCYWNRDERYYKKGGWKGTSDLDGGTLFTQFSHFIDIMYWLFGDITNIQGKFADFNHKDTTDFEDSGFVSFDFLNGGMGCINYSTAIWNTNLESSMTIIGKNGSVKIGGQYMNEIEVCNIKDYTMPTLRPSNPANDYGAYKGSAANHHHIIENVVDSLKNRTTPTTNALEGLKVVEIIQRIYEVRDTHMKNQK from the coding sequence ATGGGAAATTCAACTAAAATAAAATTCGCCGTGGTTGGTTGCGGACACATTGGTAAAAGACATGCCACCATGATTCAACGCAATGATGAATCAGAATTAATTGCCATGGCTGATAGCCGTCCAAAAAATGAATGTGGCGGTATGGAAGATTTTGAAGGCGTTCCGTTTTTTAATTCGGTGGATGAACTGTTGGCATCTGATCTCAAATTTGATGTTGTAAATATTTGTACACCCAACGGTTTGCACGCTGAACAAAGTATCAAAGCCCTGCAGACCGGACACCATGTAGTTTGTGAAAAACCCATGGGACTAACCAAAGATCAGTGTGAGAAAATTATTTATACTGCACTTCAGCATTCCAAACAGGTTTTCTGTGTAATGCAAAATAGATACTCACCTCCGTCAGAATGGATCAAAGAAATTATCACCAATAAATTACTGGGTGAAATTTACATGGTGCAATTGAATTGTTATTGGAACCGTGATGAGCGCTACTATAAAAAAGGTGGATGGAAAGGAACTTCAGATCTTGATGGTGGAACACTTTTTACACAGTTCTCTCACTTCATTGATATCATGTACTGGTTGTTTGGTGATATCACAAATATTCAGGGAAAATTTGCAGACTTCAATCATAAAGACACTACCGACTTTGAAGATTCAGGATTTGTAAGTTTTGATTTTTTAAACGGAGGAATGGGTTGTATCAATTATTCTACCGCAATTTGGAATACCAACTTAGAAAGTTCAATGACCATTATTGGTAAAAACGGTAGCGTAAAAATTGGTGGTCAATACATGAACGAAATTGAAGTGTGCAACATAAAAGATTATACAATGCCTACACTTCGTCCTTCAAATCCGGCCAATGATTATGGGGCTTACAAAGGATCTGCAGCCAATCACCATCACATCATTGAAAACGTGGTTGACTCATTGAAAAACAGAACAACACCGACAACCAATGCCTTGGAAGGATTAAAAGTGGTTGAAATTATTCAGCGCATTTATGAAGTGCGCGATACACACATGAAAAATCAGAAATAA
- a CDS encoding N-acetyltransferase, with product MFFAHETAVIDEGCEIGKGTKIWHFSHVMPHCKIGENCNIGQNVVISPDVVLGNNVKVQNNVSIYTGVVCEDDVFLGPSMVFTNVINPRSAVNRRNQYLQTIVKRGASIGANATIVCGHPIGAFAFIGAGAVVTKEVPDYALVVGNPAKQIGWMSSYGHRLEFKENLATCPESGEVYKLENNKVTRIK from the coding sequence ATATTTTTTGCGCATGAAACGGCCGTCATTGATGAAGGTTGTGAAATTGGAAAAGGAACAAAAATCTGGCACTTTTCTCATGTCATGCCTCATTGCAAAATTGGTGAGAACTGCAATATTGGACAAAACGTGGTGATATCACCTGATGTTGTTTTAGGGAATAATGTAAAAGTTCAAAACAATGTTTCAATTTATACCGGCGTTGTCTGTGAAGATGATGTTTTTTTAGGGCCATCTATGGTTTTTACCAATGTGATTAACCCGCGCAGTGCAGTGAACCGACGTAACCAATACCTTCAAACTATCGTAAAACGTGGAGCTTCAATTGGGGCAAATGCCACCATTGTTTGCGGACATCCAATTGGTGCTTTTGCTTTTATTGGTGCAGGCGCAGTAGTGACGAAAGAAGTTCCTGACTATGCTTTAGTGGTTGGAAATCCGGCAAAACAAATTGGTTGGATGAGCAGCTACGGACACAGACTTGAATTTAAAGAAAACCTTGCCACCTGCCCTGAAAGTGGAGAAGTTTATAAATTAGAAAACAATAAAGTAACCCGTATCAAATAA